The following proteins come from a genomic window of Daphnia carinata strain CSIRO-1 chromosome 6, CSIRO_AGI_Dcar_HiC_V3, whole genome shotgun sequence:
- the LOC130690035 gene encoding lysosome membrane protein 2-like, with amino-acid sequence MCIESLYKNGLIVTIFGTVFTIVIAIIGWAAMPGIIASVSKKTLVLEEGNFVWNLWHDPPYPIYTDFYIFNCTNYEDVVRNGTKPIVVELGPYSYREYRNKDTNVEENPPDRVYYREHRLYYFSKDTSGPGLSLDDVITTVNPIYMTVSSYLDRLPTNDSAADVAVNLIDNFLKERGESVFMTVTADELIFKGWPLDTYVELYLRIQDIFNPWPPFFPDRPPDLPFLPDLPPDIIDEGVTLGLFKAKNDTNDGLFLVNRGTADYRLFANIEAWGKTLENSSAYLPYWPGEKSYCNEIQGTDGTVFPYGIDVDDKIWIYQTDLCRTVYTVYEQHETFRDLPARRFILPKSVLENRTNAPENECFCLDEDDEGTCPNTGALFIGACYGGAPLIGSNPHFFNGDPRYINGVEGLSPNKAKHETYLILEERTNTLLYASKRVQLSIDVRKTRLSGTANLQGRVFLPVLWYEENAMIDDANAEKFNLFTVIEIVLWTLFAIGLVLAVVGAFLIAFHFHKEKKLSKTV; translated from the exons ATGTGCATTGAATCGCTGTACAAAAATGGGCTAATTGTTACCATTTTCGGAACTGTGTTTACGATTGTGATTGCGATTATAGGATGGGCGGCAATGCCAGGGATCATTGCCAGCGTATCCAAGAag ACTCTGGTTCTGGAAGAGGGCAACTTCGTTTGGAATTTATGGCATGATCCTCCGTACCCCATTTACACtgatttttacattttcaattgcACGAATTATGAAGATGTCGTTCGAAACGGTACGAAACCCATTGTTGTCGAACTCGGACCTTATTCGTACAG GGAGTATCGCAATAAGGACACTAACGTTGAAGAAAATCCCCCAGACCGTGTTTATTACAGAGAGCATCGATTGTACTATTTcagcaaag ATACGAGCGGTCCAGGCCTCAGCCTCGATGATGTAATCACCACCGTCAACCCTATTTACATG ACCGTTTCATCATATTTGGATCGCTTGCCAACTAACGATAGTGCTGCCGATGTAGCAGTCAATctgattgacaattttttgaaagaaagagGCGAATCTGTTTTCATGACAGTCACAGCAGATGAGCTGATATTTAAAGGATGGCCACTGGATACGTACGTTGAGCT GTATCTAAGGATTCAGGATATCTTTAATCCATGGCCTCCATTTTTTCCAGACAGGCCACCCGATCTTCCATTTTTACCTGATTTACCACCGGACATCATCGATGAGGGCGTAACACTAGGTCTTTTCAAAGCG AAAAATGACACGAACGATGGCCTTTTTCTAGTCAACCGAGGCACAGCCGACTACCGACTCTTTGCTAATATTGAAGCTTGGGGTAAAACCCTTGAAAACTCTTCTGCGTACCTGCCCTACTGGCCAGGAGAAAAATCCTATTGTAACGAAATACAAGGAACGGATG GAACCGTATTTCCATATGGCATCGATGTTGATGACAAGATTTGGATTTATCAAACTGATTTGTGTCG GACGGTTTACACTGTTTACGAACAACACGAAACATTTCGAGACTTGCCGGCACGGCGATTCATTCTTCCAAAATCGGTGCTGGAAAACCGAACAAACGCGCCAGAAAATGAATGCTTTTGCTTAGACGAAGACGATGAAGGAACATGTCCTAACACTGGTGCCCTTTTCATCGGAGCTTGTTATGGAG GAGCTCCGTTGATTGGTTCCAATCCGCATTTTTTTAACGGCGATCCCAGGTACATCAACGGAGTAGAAGGGCTGAGCCCCAACAAAGCGAAACATGAAACTTATTTGATTTTAGAGGAG CGAACGAATACTTTGCTGTATGCGTCTAAACGAGTTCAACTAAGTATCGATGTTCGGAAAACTCGCCTGTCGGGCACAGCGAATCTACAGGGAAGAGTTTTCTTACCTGTACTTTGGTACGAAGAG AACGCCATGATAGATGACGCAAATGCGGAAAAGTTTAATCTGTTCACTGTCATCGAAATTGTGCTTTGGACACTCTTCGCCATAGGATTGGTGCTAGCGGTTGTGGGCGCCTTCCTAATTGCTTTTCACTTTCACAAA GAAAAAAAGTTATCGAAAACAGTATAA
- the LOC130690061 gene encoding cuticle protein 18.6-like, translating to MNKFIALATVFAAIIAAELPVNAKPSYAKPSYPSPGAYPTPSPAYQKPGNERPAYGKPAEASHPLMPFSFAYEVKDDPTSQDFAHKENSDGKVISGSYRVVLPDSRIQIVTYKADENGYTADVKYEGEAKYDEYKPSAAPAYTKPNYSAEPAYPKPIKSDPSSFAKAAHPKPAYPKPVSPKPYN from the exons ATGAATAAG TTCATTGCTCTAGCTACAGTGTTCGCTGCAATTATCGCCGCAGAACTCCCTGTTAACGCCAAGCCTTCCTACGCCAAGCCATCGTACCCATCTCCAGGTGCTTATCCTACACCGTCTCCTGCCTATCAGAAACCAGGCAATGAACGACCAGCCTACGGCAAACCTGCCGAAGCAAGCCAC CCTCTGATGCCGTTCAGCTTCGCCTACGAAGTTAAGGACGATCCTACTTCCCAGGATTTTGCGCACAAAGAGAACAGCGATGGTAAAGTCATCAGCGGATCTTACCGTGTTGTTCTCCCCGACAGCCGGATTCAAATCGTTACGTACAAGGCGGACGAGAACGGATACACCGCTGATGTGAAATACGAGGGAGAGGCCAAGTACGACGAGTACAAGCCCTCCGCAGCTCCGGCTTACACCAAACCGAATTACTCCGCCGAGCCGGCTTATCCCAAGCCCATCAAATCAGATCCTTCTTCTTTCGCTAAGGCCGCTCATCCCAAGCCAGCTTATCCCAAGCCTGTTAGCCCAAAGCCTTATAATTAG
- the LOC132087710 gene encoding adhesive plaque matrix protein-like isoform X1: protein MNKFVVLATLFAAAIAAELPAYSKPSYPAPAYPAEAYSTSTPAAYTTKAAYPAPAPAYQKASSEQPAYSKPAEEDHPPMPFSFAYEVKDDPTYQDFSHNENSDGKIISGSYRVSLPDGRIQIVSYKADEKGYVADVKYEGEAKYDEYKPAATSAYPKSASPVESAYPKPAYQTEDAYSKPVYTTEKAYPKPTSSEKPSYSKPAYTTEKAYSKPAYTTEKAYSKPTTTEKPAYSKPAYPAEPAYPKPSYPVEPVYPKPSYPSESAYAKPTYPKPAYPSEPTYPKPSY from the exons ATGAACAAG TTCGTTGTTTTGGCCACATTGTTCGCTGCGGCTATCGCTGCCGAGTTGCCAGCTTACTCGAAGCCGTCGTACCCTGCACCAGCTTATCCAGCTGAAGCTTATTCAACTTCGACTCCTGCTGCTTATACAACCAAGGCTGCTTATCCGGCACCAGCCCCTGCTTACCAGAAAGCAAGCAGTGAACAACCAGCCTATAGCAAACCTGCCGAAGAAGATCAT CCACCGATGCCATTCAGCTTCGCTTACGAAGTTAAGGACGATCCCACTTACCAGGACTTTTCGCACAATGAGAACAGTGACGGCAAAATCATCTCTGGATCTTACCGTGTATCTCTCCCTGATGGCCGCATTCAAATTGTCAGCTACAAAGCTGACGAGAAAGGATACGTCGCCGACGTGAAATACGAAGGAGAGGCCAAATACGACGAATACAAACCCGCCGCTACCTCGGCTTATCCCAAATCAGCATCTCCAGTGGAATCGGCCTACCCTAAGCCAGCCTATCAAACTGAAGACGCTTATTCCAAGCCCGTTTACACAACTGAAAAGGCTTACCCCAAGCCAACATCCTCTGAAAAGCCTTCCTACTCCAAGCCTGCCTACACAACTGAAAAAGCTTATTCCAAACCCGCCTACACGACTGAAAAAGCTTATTCCAAGCCAACCACCACTGAAAAACCCGCATATTCCAAGCCGGCCTACCCAGCTGAGCCCGCTTACCCTAAGCCTTCTTACCCAGTCGAGCCTGTCTACCCCAAGCCTTCCTATCCATCGGAATCCGCGTACGCTAAGCCCACCTACCCTAAGCCAGCCTATCCATCTGAGCCAACTTACCCGAAGCCTTCCTATTAA
- the LOC132087710 gene encoding adhesive plaque matrix protein-like isoform X2, protein MNKFVVLATLFAAAIAAELPAYSKPSYPAPAYPAEAYSTSTPAAYTTKAAYPAPAPAYQKASSEQPAYSKPAEEDHPPMPFSFAYEVKDDPTYQDFSHNENSDGKIISGSYRVSLPDGRIQIVSYKADEKGYVADVKYEGEAKYDEYKPAATSAYPKSASPVESAYPKPAYQTEDAYSKPVYTTEKAYPKPTSTEKPAYSKPAYPAEPAYPKPSYPVEPVYPKPSYPSESAYAKPTYPKPAYPSEPTYPKPSY, encoded by the exons ATGAACAAG TTCGTTGTTTTGGCCACATTGTTCGCTGCGGCTATCGCTGCCGAGTTGCCAGCTTACTCGAAGCCGTCGTACCCTGCACCAGCTTATCCAGCTGAAGCTTATTCAACTTCGACTCCTGCTGCTTATACAACCAAGGCTGCTTATCCGGCACCAGCCCCTGCTTACCAGAAAGCAAGCAGTGAACAACCAGCCTATAGCAAACCTGCCGAAGAAGATCAT CCACCGATGCCATTCAGCTTCGCTTACGAAGTTAAGGACGATCCCACTTACCAGGACTTTTCGCACAATGAGAACAGTGACGGCAAAATCATCTCTGGATCTTACCGTGTATCTCTCCCTGATGGCCGCATTCAAATTGTCAGCTACAAAGCTGACGAGAAAGGATACGTCGCCGACGTGAAATACGAAGGAGAGGCCAAATACGACGAATACAAACCCGCCGCTACCTCGGCTTATCCCAAATCAGCATCTCCAGTGGAATCGGCCTACCCTAAGCCAGCCTATCAAACTGAAGACGCTTATTCCAAGCCCGTTTACACAACTGAAAAGGCTTACCCCAAGCCAACATC CACTGAAAAACCCGCATATTCCAAGCCGGCCTACCCAGCTGAGCCCGCTTACCCTAAGCCTTCTTACCCAGTCGAGCCTGTCTACCCCAAGCCTTCCTATCCATCGGAATCCGCGTACGCTAAGCCCACCTACCCTAAGCCAGCCTATCCATCTGAGCCAACTTACCCGAAGCCTTCCTATTAA
- the LOC130690051 gene encoding adhesive plaque matrix protein-like isoform X2, whose translation MNKFVVLATLFAAAIAAELPAYSKPSYPAPAYPAEAYSTPAPAAYTTKAAYPAPAPAYSKASSEQPAYGKPAEEDHPPMPFSFAYEVKDDPTYQDFSHNENSDGKVISGSYRVSLPDGRIQIVSYKADENGYVADVKYEGEAKYDEYKPAAAPAYPKPAYQTEDAYSKPVYTTEKAYSKPTTTEKPAYSKPAYPAEPAYPKPAYPVEPAYPKPAYPAEPAYPKPAYPAEPAYPKPTTTEKPAYPAEPAYPRPSYPKPAY comes from the exons ATGAACAAG TTCGTTGTTTTGGCCACTTTGTTCGCTGCGGCTATCGCTGCCGAGTTGCCAGCCTACTCGAAGCCGTCGTACCCTGCACCAGCTTATCCAGCTGAAGCTTATTCAACTCCGGCCCCAGCTGCTTATACAACCAAAGCTGCTTATCCGGCACCAGCTCCTGCTTACTCGAAAGCAAGCAGCGAACAACCAGCCTATGGCAAACCTGCCGAAGAAGATCAT CCACCGATGCCATTCAGCTTCGCTTACGAAGTTAAGGACGATCCCACTTACCAGGACTTTTCGCACAATGAGAACAGTGACGGCAAAGTCATCTCTGGATCTTACCGTGTATCTCTCCCCGATGGCCGCATTCAAATTGTCAGCTACAAAGCTGATGAGAACGGATACGTCGCCGACGTGAAATACGAAGGGGAGGCCAAATACGACGAATATAAACCTGCCGCTGCCCCGGCCTACCCTAAGCCAGCCTATCAAACTGAGGACGCTTATTCCAAGCCCGTTTACACAACTGAAAAGGCTTACTCCAAGCCAACCACCACTGAGAAGCCCGCATATTCCAAACCAGCTTACCCCGCTGAGCCTGCTTACCCCAAGCCCGCTTACCCCGTTGAACCTGCCTACCCCAAGCCCGCCTACCCCGCTGAAC CTGCCTACCCCAAGCCCGCCTATCCAGCTGAACCTGCCTACCCCAAGCCGACCACCACTGAGAAGCCTGCCTACCCAGCTGAACCAGCTTACCCCAGGCCGTCTTACCCTAAGCCCGCTTATTAA
- the LOC130690051 gene encoding adhesive plaque matrix protein-like isoform X1 — protein MNKFVVLATLFAAAIAAELPAYSKPSYPAPAYPAEAYSTPAPAAYTTKAAYPAPAPAYSKASSEQPAYGKPAEEDHPPMPFSFAYEVKDDPTYQDFSHNENSDGKVISGSYRVSLPDGRIQIVSYKADENGYVADVKYEGEAKYDEYKPAAAPAYPKPAYQTEDAYSKPVYTTEKAYSKPTTTEKPAYSKPAYPAEPAYPKPAYPVEPAYPKPAYPAEPAYPKPAYPAEPAYPKPAYPAEPAYPKPAYPVEPAYPKPAYPAEPAYPKPTTTEKPAYPAEPAYPRPSYPKPAY, from the exons ATGAACAAG TTCGTTGTTTTGGCCACTTTGTTCGCTGCGGCTATCGCTGCCGAGTTGCCAGCCTACTCGAAGCCGTCGTACCCTGCACCAGCTTATCCAGCTGAAGCTTATTCAACTCCGGCCCCAGCTGCTTATACAACCAAAGCTGCTTATCCGGCACCAGCTCCTGCTTACTCGAAAGCAAGCAGCGAACAACCAGCCTATGGCAAACCTGCCGAAGAAGATCAT CCACCGATGCCATTCAGCTTCGCTTACGAAGTTAAGGACGATCCCACTTACCAGGACTTTTCGCACAATGAGAACAGTGACGGCAAAGTCATCTCTGGATCTTACCGTGTATCTCTCCCCGATGGCCGCATTCAAATTGTCAGCTACAAAGCTGATGAGAACGGATACGTCGCCGACGTGAAATACGAAGGGGAGGCCAAATACGACGAATATAAACCTGCCGCTGCCCCGGCCTACCCTAAGCCAGCCTATCAAACTGAGGACGCTTATTCCAAGCCCGTTTACACAACTGAAAAGGCTTACTCCAAGCCAACCACCACTGAGAAGCCCGCATATTCCAAACCAGCTTACCCCGCTGAGCCTGCTTACCCCAAGCCCGCTTACCCCGTTGAACCTGCCTACCCCAAGCCCGCCTACCCCGCTGAACCTGCTTACCCCAAGCCCGCCTATCCAGCTGAACCTGCCTACCCCAAGCCCGCTTACCCCGCTGAACCTGCTTACCCCAAGCCCGCTTACCCCGTTGAACCTGCCTACCCCAAGCCCGCCTATCCAGCTGAACCTGCCTACCCCAAGCCGACCACCACTGAGAAGCCTGCCTACCCAGCTGAACCAGCTTACCCCAGGCCGTCTTACCCTAAGCCCGCTTATTAA